Proteins encoded within one genomic window of Candidatus Schekmanbacteria bacterium:
- a CDS encoding (d)CMP kinase: MVKRKKLIIAIDGPAGAGKSTIGKLIASELGYVYVDTGALYRAIGYLAIENKIDMSSEKALTELALNTTLAYEQTKGGTRLIANGEDVSGKIRTQEVSLAASKVSSYEGVRKSLLDIQRGIGKNGGIVLDGRDIGTVIFPDAEIKFFLDANSAERANRRYKEQVSRGEKVDAKRVLEEMNKRDRDDSSRECAPLKIADDAIYIDTTGKNVTEVLAETLNYIEKQLSELSN; the protein is encoded by the coding sequence TTGGTTAAACGAAAAAAACTCATAATAGCAATAGACGGCCCCGCAGGAGCCGGTAAAAGCACAATCGGGAAACTCATCGCCTCAGAATTAGGTTATGTCTATGTTGACACCGGTGCTTTATACAGGGCTATTGGATATCTTGCCATTGAAAACAAAATAGATATGAGCTCAGAAAAAGCATTGACAGAATTGGCATTAAATACTACTCTCGCCTACGAACAAACGAAGGGAGGCACCCGCCTGATAGCAAATGGCGAAGACGTCAGTGGTAAAATAAGGACACAGGAAGTATCTCTTGCCGCATCTAAAGTTTCTTCCTATGAAGGTGTAAGAAAAAGCCTGCTCGATATACAACGTGGCATAGGGAAAAATGGCGGTATTGTTTTAGATGGCAGGGACATTGGCACTGTTATTTTCCCTGATGCAGAAATAAAGTTTTTTCTCGATGCCAATTCTGCAGAAAGAGCAAACCGGCGATATAAAGAACAGGTATCGCGGGGAGAAAAAGTTGATGCAAAACGGGTACTTGAGGAAATGAACAAAAGAGACCGTGATGACAGCTCCCGTGAATGTGCACCACTCAAAATTGCAGATGATGCAATTTATATTGACACAACAGGAAAAAATGTGACAGAAGTTCTCGCAGAAACACTAAATTATATTGAGAAGCAACTCAGTGAATTAAGTAACTGA
- the aroA gene encoding 3-phosphoshikimate 1-carboxyvinyltransferase: MKEEIKKINGGVKGLRGDITVPGDKSITHRAIIFSSIAEGKSRISGISLGMDCLSTVGAFKEMGIKIDIKGTEAVIEGDGFRGLKEPDNVIDVGNSGTSIRLLTGLLSAQDFISVLTGDSSIRRRPMERVISPMNLMGAKIYARENGTKAPITIIGGKLKPIDYASPVASAQVKSAIILAALQTKGKTTIKEPLLSRNHSEKMLRHYGADISAKGTTVTVTGGKPLHACDFTVPGDFSSAAFMIAAAMIMKSSRLRILNVGINPTRTGFLTALLKMGGRVKIVNKRMSGGEACADIIAENSKLKGINFPASLVPSTIDEFPIFFILAALADGVTTVKRIEELRHKESDRIAGMAEGLRKMGVKVEDGPDWIRIEGTRKLVGTAINANLDHRIAMSFSIAGLIAEGQTTIRGTECIKTSFPGFYEILKNLTGGR, encoded by the coding sequence ATGAAAGAGGAAATAAAAAAAATAAACGGCGGCGTCAAGGGACTGAGGGGAGACATAACTGTCCCAGGCGACAAGTCCATCACCCACAGGGCAATTATCTTTTCCTCCATAGCAGAAGGGAAATCCAGGATAAGCGGCATATCGCTCGGCATGGACTGCCTCTCAACAGTCGGCGCTTTTAAAGAGATGGGGATCAAAATCGACATCAAGGGGACTGAAGCGGTTATAGAAGGCGATGGATTCCGCGGACTAAAAGAGCCTGACAATGTAATTGATGTAGGCAACTCAGGCACCAGCATAAGGCTGCTTACAGGACTTCTTTCTGCGCAGGATTTCATAAGCGTTCTCACAGGGGACAGCTCCATAAGAAGAAGGCCTATGGAGCGCGTAATTTCTCCAATGAATCTCATGGGGGCAAAAATCTATGCCCGTGAAAATGGGACAAAAGCCCCCATAACAATAATCGGAGGAAAGCTTAAGCCAATAGATTATGCCTCACCTGTTGCAAGCGCACAGGTAAAGTCTGCCATAATCCTCGCTGCACTCCAGACCAAAGGGAAGACGACTATAAAAGAGCCTCTGCTTTCACGGAACCACTCGGAAAAGATGCTCCGGCATTACGGCGCTGATATTTCTGCAAAAGGAACAACTGTCACAGTAACCGGCGGCAAGCCGCTTCATGCATGCGATTTCACTGTGCCGGGAGACTTTTCGTCAGCAGCATTTATGATCGCCGCTGCAATGATAATGAAAAGCTCAAGGCTCCGCATTCTCAATGTGGGCATTAACCCTACCCGCACCGGATTTTTGACAGCTCTCTTAAAAATGGGCGGACGCGTAAAGATTGTAAATAAAAGGATGAGCGGCGGAGAGGCATGCGCTGACATAATAGCTGAAAATTCGAAGCTCAAAGGCATAAACTTCCCGGCTTCACTTGTCCCTTCCACAATAGACGAGTTCCCGATATTCTTCATTCTCGCAGCATTAGCTGACGGAGTAACAACTGTAAAAAGAATAGAAGAACTGCGCCACAAGGAAAGCGACAGGATTGCAGGCATGGCCGAAGGATTGCGAAAAATGGGAGTTAAAGTTGAAGACGGCCCGGACTGGATAAGAATAGAAGGAACAAGGAAACTCGTGGGTACAGCAATTAATGCAAACCTTGACCACAGGATTGCAATGTCATTTTCTATAGCCGGGCTTATTGCCGAGGGACAGACAACCATACGCGGGACTGAATGCATAAAAACATCATTTCCCGGTTTCTATGAAATATTGAAAAATCTCACCGGCGGAAGATAA